The following proteins are co-located in the Larus michahellis chromosome 9, bLarMic1.1, whole genome shotgun sequence genome:
- the COMMD4 gene encoding COMM domain-containing protein 4: MRFRFCGDLDCPDWVLAEISTLAKISSVKLKLICAQVLRDLLGEAMEYEKILKLTSDARLESGDVKATIAVLGFILSSAAKHNVDGESLSSELQQLGLPKEHAGGLCRSYEEKQSSLQDRLRACSLRLSQLGSVGWRVDYTLSSSELQEVNEPLVHLSFHLRDGERGGTAAVPVALSADKFRVLLAELKQAQAMMNTLL, encoded by the exons atg CGGTTCCGCTTCTGCGGAGACCTGGACTGTCCTGACTGGGTCCTGGCCGAGATCAGCACCCTGGCCAAAATC tCCTCGGTGAAGCTGAAGCTGATCTGTGCCCAGGTGCTGCGGGACCTGCTGGGGGAGGCCATGGAG TATGAGAAGATCCTGAAGCTGACCTCGGATGCCAGGCTGG aGTCGGGGGATGTGAAGGCCACCATCGCTGTCCTTGGCTTTATCCTCTCCAGCGCCGCCAAGCACAATGTGGATGGCGAGTCCCTGTCAAgcgagctgcagcagctggggctgcccaAAG AGCATGCCGGCGGGTTGTGCCGGTCCTACGAGGAGAAGCAGAGCTCCCTCCAGGACAGGCTGAGGGCTTGCAGCCTGCGAC tgAGCCAGCTGGGCTCGGTGGGCTGGCGGGTGGATTACACCCTCAGCTCCAGTGAGCTGCAGGAGGTCAACGAGCCCCTCGTGCACCTGAGCTTCCACCTGCGGGACGGGGAGCGCGGCGGGACGGCGGCCGTCCCCGTGGCCCTCTCAGCCGACAAGTTCAGGGTGCTGCTGGCAG AGCTGAAGCAGGCCCAGGCCATGATGAACACCCTTCTCTGA
- the NEIL1 gene encoding endonuclease 8-like 1 isoform X4 — protein MPEGPELHLAGRYINEACGGVVFSGGVERSAVSKNPEVPFSSEAYRISATSRGKELRLTLAPLGPGEPQDLVFRFGMSGSFRLCPVAQLPRHAHLRFLTRESPPRALCFVDARRFGSWRLGDAWQPGRGPCVLSEYQAFRENVLKNLEDKAFDKPICEALLNQKFFNGIGNYLRAEILYRLKIPPFEKARTVLEALKDQEQARRKKNPSLTLSKKLKLMRENPDLLELCHTVPMEVISAEKKLFDPDNSDNYAAFKNWLQCYLVPGMSSLRDRNGRTIWFQGEPGPMAPKGQASRRKRAQMKADPKAPIPKVTIHASKRCPRAAAKPPEPAAAEEEEKVADGPRKGRAPRGRKKATTTPALSKPEVLVKARRSRRTTARTGRGAAPTV, from the exons ATGCCCGAGGGCCCGGAGCTGCACCTGGCCGGTCGCTACATCAACGAAGCGTGCGGCGGGGTGGTGTTCTCGGGCGGCGTGGAGCGGTCGGCGGTGAGCAAGAACCCGGAGGTGCCCTTCTCCAGCGAGGCCTACCGCATCTCGGCCACCTCCCGGGGCAAGGAGCTGCGTCTGACTCTGGCCCCGCTGGGCCCCGGAGAGCCCCAGGACCTCGTCTTTCGCTTCGGCATGTCGGGGTCGTTCCGGCTGTGCCCCGTCGCCCAGCTCCCCCGCCATGCCCACCTCCGCTTCCTCACCCGGGAGAGTCCCCCACGCGCCCTCTGCTTCGTTGATGCCCGTCGCTTTGGGTCGTGGCGGCTGGGGGATGCCTGGCAGCCAGGCCGTGGGCCCTGCGTCCTCTCCGAGTACCAGGCCTTCAG GGAGAATGTGCTGAAGAACCTGGAGGACAAGGCTTTTGACAAGCCCATCTGTGAGGCCCTCTTAAACCAGAAGTTTTTCAATGGAATTGGGAATTATCTCCGCGCTGAGATCCTGTACAG GTTGAAGATCCCTCCCTTCGAAAAGGCTCGGACTGTGCTGGAGGCCCTGAAGGATCAGGAGCAGGCGAGGAGGAAGAAG aaTCCTTCCCTGACGCTGAGCAAGAAGCTGAAGCTGATGCGGGAGAACCCAGATCTCCTGGAGCTGTGCCACACCGTGCCCATGGAGGTCATCTCGGCAG AGAAAAAGCTCTTTGACCCAGACAATTCAGATAACTACGCGGCTTTCAAGAACTGGCTGCAGTGTTACTTGGTGCCTGGCATGAGCTCCCTGCGTGACCGCAATGGCAGGACCATATGGTTCCAG ggagagcctggccccatggctCCCAAAG GGCAGGCATCCCGCAGGAAACGCGCTCAGATGAAGGCAGATCCCAAGGCTCCGATCCCCAAG GTGACCATACATGCCTCGAAACGGTGCCCTAGGGCTGCAGCGAAACCCCCGGAGCCGGCtgcagcggaggaggaggagaaggtggctgACGGGCCGAGGAAGGGACGTGCTCCTCGTGGGAGGAAGAAAGCGACCACCACTCCGGCCTTGTCCAAGCCTGAGGTGCTGGTCAAAGCCAGAAGAAGCCGCCGGACAACTGCGCGCACGGgcagag GTGCAGCCCCTACTGTGTGA
- the NEIL1 gene encoding endonuclease 8-like 1 isoform X2: MPEGPELHLAGRYINEACGGVVFSGGVERSAVSKNPEVPFSSEAYRISATSRGKELRLTLAPLGPGEPQDLVFRFGMSGSFRLCPVAQLPRHAHLRFLTRESPPRALCFVDARRFGSWRLGDAWQPGRGPCVLSEYQAFRENVLKNLEDKAFDKPICEALLNQKFFNGIGNYLRAEILYRLKIPPFEKARTVLEALKDQEQARRKKMMPRTSCSTIFPGMENPSLTLSKKLKLMRENPDLLELCHTVPMEVISAEKKLFDPDNSDNYAAFKNWLQCYLVPGMSSLRDRNGRTIWFQGEPGPMAPKGQASRRKRAQMKADPKAPIPKVTIHASKRCPRAAAKPPEPAAAEEEEKVADGPRKGRAPRGRKKATTTPALSKPEVLVKARRSRRTTARTGRGAAPTV; the protein is encoded by the exons ATGCCCGAGGGCCCGGAGCTGCACCTGGCCGGTCGCTACATCAACGAAGCGTGCGGCGGGGTGGTGTTCTCGGGCGGCGTGGAGCGGTCGGCGGTGAGCAAGAACCCGGAGGTGCCCTTCTCCAGCGAGGCCTACCGCATCTCGGCCACCTCCCGGGGCAAGGAGCTGCGTCTGACTCTGGCCCCGCTGGGCCCCGGAGAGCCCCAGGACCTCGTCTTTCGCTTCGGCATGTCGGGGTCGTTCCGGCTGTGCCCCGTCGCCCAGCTCCCCCGCCATGCCCACCTCCGCTTCCTCACCCGGGAGAGTCCCCCACGCGCCCTCTGCTTCGTTGATGCCCGTCGCTTTGGGTCGTGGCGGCTGGGGGATGCCTGGCAGCCAGGCCGTGGGCCCTGCGTCCTCTCCGAGTACCAGGCCTTCAG GGAGAATGTGCTGAAGAACCTGGAGGACAAGGCTTTTGACAAGCCCATCTGTGAGGCCCTCTTAAACCAGAAGTTTTTCAATGGAATTGGGAATTATCTCCGCGCTGAGATCCTGTACAG GTTGAAGATCCCTCCCTTCGAAAAGGCTCGGACTGTGCTGGAGGCCCTGAAGGATCAGGAGCAGGCGAGGAGGAAGAAG atgatgcccagaacgagctgttccaccatctttccagggatggag aaTCCTTCCCTGACGCTGAGCAAGAAGCTGAAGCTGATGCGGGAGAACCCAGATCTCCTGGAGCTGTGCCACACCGTGCCCATGGAGGTCATCTCGGCAG AGAAAAAGCTCTTTGACCCAGACAATTCAGATAACTACGCGGCTTTCAAGAACTGGCTGCAGTGTTACTTGGTGCCTGGCATGAGCTCCCTGCGTGACCGCAATGGCAGGACCATATGGTTCCAG ggagagcctggccccatggctCCCAAAG GGCAGGCATCCCGCAGGAAACGCGCTCAGATGAAGGCAGATCCCAAGGCTCCGATCCCCAAG GTGACCATACATGCCTCGAAACGGTGCCCTAGGGCTGCAGCGAAACCCCCGGAGCCGGCtgcagcggaggaggaggagaaggtggctgACGGGCCGAGGAAGGGACGTGCTCCTCGTGGGAGGAAGAAAGCGACCACCACTCCGGCCTTGTCCAAGCCTGAGGTGCTGGTCAAAGCCAGAAGAAGCCGCCGGACAACTGCGCGCACGGgcagag GTGCAGCCCCTACTGTGTGA
- the NEIL1 gene encoding endonuclease 8-like 1 isoform X1 gives MPEGPELHLAGRYINEACGGVVFSGGVERSAVSKNPEVPFSSEAYRISATSRGKELRLTLAPLGPGEPQDLVFRFGMSGSFRLCPVAQLPRHAHLRFLTRESPPRALCFVDARRFGSWRLGDAWQPGRGPCVLSEYQAFRENVLKNLEDKAFDKPICEALLNQKFFNGIGNYLRAEILYRLKIPPFEKARTVLEALKDQEQARRKKMMPRTSCSTIFPGMENPSLTLSKKLKLMRENPDLLELCHTVPMEVISAGEATEKKLFDPDNSDNYAAFKNWLQCYLVPGMSSLRDRNGRTIWFQGEPGPMAPKGQASRRKRAQMKADPKAPIPKVTIHASKRCPRAAAKPPEPAAAEEEEKVADGPRKGRAPRGRKKATTTPALSKPEVLVKARRSRRTTARTGRGAAPTV, from the exons ATGCCCGAGGGCCCGGAGCTGCACCTGGCCGGTCGCTACATCAACGAAGCGTGCGGCGGGGTGGTGTTCTCGGGCGGCGTGGAGCGGTCGGCGGTGAGCAAGAACCCGGAGGTGCCCTTCTCCAGCGAGGCCTACCGCATCTCGGCCACCTCCCGGGGCAAGGAGCTGCGTCTGACTCTGGCCCCGCTGGGCCCCGGAGAGCCCCAGGACCTCGTCTTTCGCTTCGGCATGTCGGGGTCGTTCCGGCTGTGCCCCGTCGCCCAGCTCCCCCGCCATGCCCACCTCCGCTTCCTCACCCGGGAGAGTCCCCCACGCGCCCTCTGCTTCGTTGATGCCCGTCGCTTTGGGTCGTGGCGGCTGGGGGATGCCTGGCAGCCAGGCCGTGGGCCCTGCGTCCTCTCCGAGTACCAGGCCTTCAG GGAGAATGTGCTGAAGAACCTGGAGGACAAGGCTTTTGACAAGCCCATCTGTGAGGCCCTCTTAAACCAGAAGTTTTTCAATGGAATTGGGAATTATCTCCGCGCTGAGATCCTGTACAG GTTGAAGATCCCTCCCTTCGAAAAGGCTCGGACTGTGCTGGAGGCCCTGAAGGATCAGGAGCAGGCGAGGAGGAAGAAG atgatgcccagaacgagctgttccaccatctttccagggatggag aaTCCTTCCCTGACGCTGAGCAAGAAGCTGAAGCTGATGCGGGAGAACCCAGATCTCCTGGAGCTGTGCCACACCGTGCCCATGGAGGTCATCTCGGCAGGTGAGGCGACAG AGAAAAAGCTCTTTGACCCAGACAATTCAGATAACTACGCGGCTTTCAAGAACTGGCTGCAGTGTTACTTGGTGCCTGGCATGAGCTCCCTGCGTGACCGCAATGGCAGGACCATATGGTTCCAG ggagagcctggccccatggctCCCAAAG GGCAGGCATCCCGCAGGAAACGCGCTCAGATGAAGGCAGATCCCAAGGCTCCGATCCCCAAG GTGACCATACATGCCTCGAAACGGTGCCCTAGGGCTGCAGCGAAACCCCCGGAGCCGGCtgcagcggaggaggaggagaaggtggctgACGGGCCGAGGAAGGGACGTGCTCCTCGTGGGAGGAAGAAAGCGACCACCACTCCGGCCTTGTCCAAGCCTGAGGTGCTGGTCAAAGCCAGAAGAAGCCGCCGGACAACTGCGCGCACGGgcagag GTGCAGCCCCTACTGTGTGA
- the NEIL1 gene encoding endonuclease 8-like 1 isoform X3, with product MPEGPELHLAGRYINEACGGVVFSGGVERSAVSKNPEVPFSSEAYRISATSRGKELRLTLAPLGPGEPQDLVFRFGMSGSFRLCPVAQLPRHAHLRFLTRESPPRALCFVDARRFGSWRLGDAWQPGRGPCVLSEYQAFRENVLKNLEDKAFDKPICEALLNQKFFNGIGNYLRAEILYRLKIPPFEKARTVLEALKDQEQARRKKNPSLTLSKKLKLMRENPDLLELCHTVPMEVISAGEATEKKLFDPDNSDNYAAFKNWLQCYLVPGMSSLRDRNGRTIWFQGEPGPMAPKGQASRRKRAQMKADPKAPIPKVTIHASKRCPRAAAKPPEPAAAEEEEKVADGPRKGRAPRGRKKATTTPALSKPEVLVKARRSRRTTARTGRGAAPTV from the exons ATGCCCGAGGGCCCGGAGCTGCACCTGGCCGGTCGCTACATCAACGAAGCGTGCGGCGGGGTGGTGTTCTCGGGCGGCGTGGAGCGGTCGGCGGTGAGCAAGAACCCGGAGGTGCCCTTCTCCAGCGAGGCCTACCGCATCTCGGCCACCTCCCGGGGCAAGGAGCTGCGTCTGACTCTGGCCCCGCTGGGCCCCGGAGAGCCCCAGGACCTCGTCTTTCGCTTCGGCATGTCGGGGTCGTTCCGGCTGTGCCCCGTCGCCCAGCTCCCCCGCCATGCCCACCTCCGCTTCCTCACCCGGGAGAGTCCCCCACGCGCCCTCTGCTTCGTTGATGCCCGTCGCTTTGGGTCGTGGCGGCTGGGGGATGCCTGGCAGCCAGGCCGTGGGCCCTGCGTCCTCTCCGAGTACCAGGCCTTCAG GGAGAATGTGCTGAAGAACCTGGAGGACAAGGCTTTTGACAAGCCCATCTGTGAGGCCCTCTTAAACCAGAAGTTTTTCAATGGAATTGGGAATTATCTCCGCGCTGAGATCCTGTACAG GTTGAAGATCCCTCCCTTCGAAAAGGCTCGGACTGTGCTGGAGGCCCTGAAGGATCAGGAGCAGGCGAGGAGGAAGAAG aaTCCTTCCCTGACGCTGAGCAAGAAGCTGAAGCTGATGCGGGAGAACCCAGATCTCCTGGAGCTGTGCCACACCGTGCCCATGGAGGTCATCTCGGCAGGTGAGGCGACAG AGAAAAAGCTCTTTGACCCAGACAATTCAGATAACTACGCGGCTTTCAAGAACTGGCTGCAGTGTTACTTGGTGCCTGGCATGAGCTCCCTGCGTGACCGCAATGGCAGGACCATATGGTTCCAG ggagagcctggccccatggctCCCAAAG GGCAGGCATCCCGCAGGAAACGCGCTCAGATGAAGGCAGATCCCAAGGCTCCGATCCCCAAG GTGACCATACATGCCTCGAAACGGTGCCCTAGGGCTGCAGCGAAACCCCCGGAGCCGGCtgcagcggaggaggaggagaaggtggctgACGGGCCGAGGAAGGGACGTGCTCCTCGTGGGAGGAAGAAAGCGACCACCACTCCGGCCTTGTCCAAGCCTGAGGTGCTGGTCAAAGCCAGAAGAAGCCGCCGGACAACTGCGCGCACGGgcagag GTGCAGCCCCTACTGTGTGA